From the Lampris incognitus isolate fLamInc1 chromosome 6, fLamInc1.hap2, whole genome shotgun sequence genome, one window contains:
- the dnaja2b gene encoding dnaJ homolog subfamily A member 2b, with product MANVADTKLYDILGVSPSASENELKKAYRKLAKEYHPDKNPDAGDKFKEISFAYEVLTNPEKKELYDRYGEQGLREGGGGGPGMDDIFSHIFGGGLFGFMGGQGRGGRNGGRRRGEDMVHPLKVSLEDLYNGKTTKLQLSKNVLCGSCNGQGGKAGAVQKCVACRGRGMRIMIRQLAPGMVQQMQSVCTDCNGEGEVINEKDRCKKCEGHKVCKETKLLEVHVDKGMRHGQKITFSGEADQAPGTEPGDIVLVLQEKEHEEFRRDGNDLHMTQRIGLVEALCGFQMTVTHLDGRQLLVKYPPGKVIEPGCIRMVRGEGMPQYRNPFEKGDLFIKFDVQFPDNNWISSEKLSELEDLLPARAENPVISADAEEVDLRDYDRGQGTAGGARREAYNDSSDEEGGHHGPGVQCAHQ from the exons ATGGCGAACGTTGCGGACACCAAACTGTACGACATCCTCGGGGTTTCGCCCTCCGCCTCCGAAAACGAACTGAAGAAG GCCTACCGCAAATTGGCAAAAGAGTACCACCCCGACAAGAACCCCGATGCTGGAGACAAG TTTAAGGAAATTAGTTTTGCGTATGAGGTATTGACTAACCCAGAGAAAAAGGAGCTTTATGATCGCTATGGAGAAcaagggctacgagagggaggaggtggaggCCCCGGCATGGACGACATCTTCTCTCACATATTTGGAGGAGGGTTGTTTGGCTTCATGGGGGGACAAGGCAGAGGCGGACGCAATGGTggtaggaggagaggagaggatatGGTCCACCCCCTAAA AGTTTCTCTTGAAGACCTCTACAATGGCAAAACCACTAAACTGCAGCTTAGTAAGAATGTTCTCTGTGGTTCCTGCAATGG TCAGGGTGGTAAAGCAGGAGCAGTGCAGAAGTGTGTCGCATGCAGAGGCCGTGGTATGAGAATCATGATCAGACAACTGGCCCCTGGCATGGTGCAACAAATGCAATCAGTCTGCACAGATTGCAATGGAGAGG GTGAGGTTATAAATGAGAAGGACCGCTGTAAGAAGTGCGAGGGACATAAAGTGTGTAAGGAGACCAAGCTTTTGGAGGTGCATGTGGACAAAGGCATGAGACACGGCCAAAAGATCACCTTCTCTGGGGAAGCTGACCAAGCACCAGGCACTGAACCAGGAGATATTGTCCTGGTGCTGCAGGAGAAAGAACATGAG GAAttccgtcgtgatggcaatgaTCTTCACATGACCCAACGAATTGGCCTGGTGGAGGCGCTCTGTGGCTTCCAAATGACTGTTACACACCTTGATGGACGCCAGCTGCTTGTGAAATACCCACCTGGCAAGGTCATAGAGCCAG GCTGTATTAGAATGGTGCGCGGAGAGGGAATGCCTCAGTATAGAAATCCATTTGAGAAAGGAGACCTGTTCATCAAGTTTGACGTCCAGTTCCCTGACAACAACTGGATCAGCTCTGAAAAACTTAGT GAACTTGAGGACTTGCTGCCTGCTCGTGCCGAGAATCCTGTCATTTCTGCAGATGCTGAAGAAGTTGACCTGAGGGATTACGATAGGGGTCAGGGTACAGCAGGGGGAGCCAGGAGAGAGGCCTACAATGATAGCTCCGATGAGGAGGGGGGGCATCATGGCCCAGGGGTGCAGTGTGCACACCAATAG